In one window of Trichoplusia ni isolate ovarian cell line Hi5 chromosome 9 unlocalized genomic scaffold, tn1 tig00003602_group8, whole genome shotgun sequence DNA:
- the LOC113506315 gene encoding vacuolar protein sorting-associated protein 54, which yields MEDNSISCKKPTWQNCVHCPRLLFTSATEFERHVQEKHSIKEGSIILCQYGQNGMCSALQFGDLRKAGFKYHVREYHLYTKDLNDDWTFYSSSQNLPAVLNDPNRGKQSNFFTKTWGDSFIEKVDIYPSPYLPEITLAHFESYCKRVAKKYRRHCRLKETIPVKNKTPVVENVCEVPNIFYEQSLPLNDPEVFSKVFPSLCNSEEPSSAIRSLQEVLSTYLDVIEMKISKQVAQKSDAFFHAMLSHDTIMEQMARAVNTVRKTRKNITDVKGNLTECPLKLASLTRINHNLMNVHELLKLMGTVQQTQPMIQLLLSTSDYVAALDLISSTQKVLSTHLSGIQAFRHLSPQLAEMKRLIHKMLSNEFLRFIVTDLNRPPKDDTEIPEREKILSIVSGILRLKEFDFIDTFKVEAMTSIQATIKQCVIEIISERDGSTEIVLRGSNSDNTWLLCNEGITFLQKVTPNLITLFKRILSLNNLILEITQMDDVTGNDSEDVWTPEELLSVEDKLKKMIASLSDYCNERCANLIVTKTDKDYIFSDMSQLSILSKLIEHFCDECEKITGHNSNAMKLALRSYAMKYIQCLHTERRTQLTTALNTERWKAADVPCELQSAINKIYESGEIPKALQYDSGKPDGKYLLINKESFAVVATVQLLLKILLEYCDATKQSPVIVQYLVHCMLELIRLFNSRCCQLVLGAGAIQSAGLKTISTSNLALVSRSLQVVMWFLPKIRGLLEKEHSKELSLNGFSNIENDIVSHKQEIENKICLIVSNMLASQLTGWDAKPPVPSQTFRNISKHLVKLHEALIDILPNEQIRTIYKRVHDNFKDKLREQLLKMNIVANGSPQHGVVTSELTFYLQTLKTLRVINENDAEDNILYDIWLN from the exons ATGGAGGACAACTCTATATCCTGTAAAAAGCCTACATGGCAAAACTGTGTTCACTGTCCCAGACTACTTTTCACTTCTGCCACGGAATTTGAAAG GCATGTTCAAGAAAAGCACAGCATTAAAGAAGGATCAATCATACTCTGTCAATATGGTCAAAATGGAATGTGTTCAGCTTTGCAATTCGGTGATTTGCGGAAAGCGGGCTTTAAGTATCATGTAAGAGAATATCACTTGTATACAAAAGATTTGAATGATGATTGGACCTTCTATTCTTCCTCACAAAACCTTCCAGCAGTATTAAACGACCCCAATAGAGGTAAACAGAGCAATTTCTTCACGAAGACATGGGGTGacagttttattgaaaaggTTGATATATACCCTAGTCCATATTTACCTGAAATCACTTTAGCACATTTTGAATCATACTGTAAGAGAGTTGCAAAGAAATATCGCCGTCATTGTAGGCTCAAAGAAACAATTccagttaaaaacaaaactcctGTAGTAGAAAATGTTTGTGAAGtacctaatatattttatgaacaatCATTGCCATTGAATGACCCAGAGGTATTTAGCAAAGTTTTTCCTAGTCTATGTAATTCTGAAGAACCTAGTTCCGCAATAAGATCTCTTCAGGAAGTATTGAGTACATACCTAGATGTTATAGAGATGAAAATCTCAAAACAAGTAGCCCAAAAATCAGATGCATTTTTTCATGCAATGTTGTCTCATGATACAATAATGGAGCAGATGGCAAGAGCAGTAAATACTGTtagaaaaactagaaaaaatatcacAGATGTAAAAGGTAATTTGACTGAATGTCCCCTGAAACTAGCAAGCTTGACCAGGATAAACCATAATCTCATGAATGTCCATGAACTGTTAAAATTAATGGGTACTGTCCAACAAACTCAACCAATGATACAGCTTCTTTTAAGCACATCCGATTATGTAGCAGCTTTAGACTTGATTAGTTCTACACAAAAAGTATTGTCTACCCATTTATCAGGCATTCAAGCATTTCGTCACTTATCTCCACAATTAGCTGAAATGAAGCgattaatacataaaatgttaagtaatgaatttttaagatttattgtcACTGATCTAAACAGGCCTCCTAAGGATGACACAGAAATCCctgaaagagaaaaaatattatctatagtCTCAGGAATTCTACGTCTTAAAGAATTTGATTTTATAGATACTTTTAAAGTAGAGGCAATGACGTCTATTCAAGCAACAATTAAGCAATgtgttatagaaataatttctgAAAGGGATGGGAGCACAGAAATTGTGTTAAGAGGATCTAATTCTGATAATACATGGCTTTTATGTAATGAGGGAATTACATTCCTACAGAAAGTTACCCCAAActtgattacattatttaagaGAATCCTctctttaaacaatttaatattggaAATTACTCAAATGGATGATGTTACTGGAAATGACAGTGAAGATGTTTGGACGCCTGAAGAATTACTTTCTGTAGaagacaaattgaaaaaaatgattGCATCACTCTCTGACTACTGTAATGAGCGATGTGCTAACCTAATAGTAACAAAAACTGacaaggattatattttttctgatatGTCACAATTATCAATACTATCCAAACTTATAGAACACTTCTGTGACGAATGTGAAAAAATCACTGGACATAATAGTAATGCTATGAAACTAGCTCTAAGAAGCTATGCAATGAAGTACATTCAATGTCTACACACTGAAAGGAGAACCCAACTGACAACCGCTCTTAACACAGAGAGATGGAAAGCTGCAGATGTTCCATGTGAATTACAAAgtgcaataaacaaaatatatgaatcAGGCGAAATACCTAAAGCTCTGCAATATGATAGTGGGAAACCAGATggaaagtatttattaataaataaggaaaGTTTTGCAGTTGTTGCAACAGTGCAGTTATTACTAAAGATTTTACTTGAATATTGTGATGCCACCAAGCAGTCTCCTGTAATTGTTCAGTATTTGGTACACTGCATGTTGGAATTGATTCGACTATTTAATTCTCGGTGTTGCCAATTGGTGTTGGGTGCTGGTGCAATACAAAGTGCTGGACTAAAGACAATCTCTACATCTAACCTTGCTTTAGTTTCCAGATCTTTGCAGGTTGTAATGTGGTTTCTACCCAAAATAAGAGGATTGCTTGAAAAAGAGCATTCTAAAGAACTGTCACTCAATGGATTTAGTAATATAGAAAATGACATTGTAAGCCATAAGCAGGAAATAGAGAATAAGATTTGCCTAATAGTAAGTAATATGCTAGCATCTCAGCTTACAGGATGGGATGCCAAACCTCCTGTACCATCTCAAACATTCcgaaatatttctaaacacttAGTTAAATTACATGAAGCTCTTATTGATATATTACCTAATGAACAAATAAGGACCATTTACAAAAGAGTACATGATAACTTCAAAGATAAACTTAGAGAACAACTGTTAAAAATGAACATAGTAGCAAATGGCAGTCCTCAACATGGTGTAGTCACTTCTGAATTAACTTTTTACTTACAAACTCTCAAGACATTGCGggtaattaatgaaaatgacgCCGAGGACAATATATTGTATGATATTTGGTTAAACTAA